The proteins below come from a single Spiroplasma endosymbiont of Atherix ibis genomic window:
- a CDS encoding copper homeostasis protein CutC has translation MLLEVIAKDLKDIELINISKANRIEFCRELKVGGLTPTNEDIINACNISKLPVNIIVRNTSRDFFYTENEKKEMLEQVKFISKTKANGIVIGALNKDLTIDVEFIKQVIRVKVDLDITFHKAFDEVKDFIIAYKTLNELKITNVLTSGGHDIEKGKQIIDKLCSLNLSTKILIGGGINQQNFLIFKKISNNIHVGSCVRDYSSWDGSVNLNKINELLEKK, from the coding sequence ATGTTATTAGAAGTAATTGCAAAAGATTTGAAAGATATAGAACTTATAAATATTTCAAAAGCAAATAGAATTGAATTTTGTAGAGAATTAAAAGTTGGAGGATTAACACCAACTAATGAAGATATAATAAATGCTTGTAACATATCTAAATTACCAGTTAATATAATTGTAAGAAATACTTCAAGAGATTTTTTTTATACTGAAAATGAGAAAAAAGAAATGTTAGAGCAAGTTAAATTTATTTCAAAAACTAAAGCTAATGGAATAGTTATTGGTGCTTTGAATAAAGATTTAACAATTGATGTTGAATTTATTAAACAAGTTATTAGAGTAAAGGTAGATTTGGATATAACATTTCATAAGGCATTTGATGAAGTGAAAGATTTTATAATTGCTTATAAAACTTTAAATGAACTTAAAATAACAAATGTGCTAACAAGTGGTGGACATGATATTGAAAAAGGCAAACAAATAATAGATAAACTATGTTCTTTAAATTTATCAACTAAAATTTTAATTGGTGGGGGAATTAATCAACAAAATTTTCTAATTTTTAAAAAAATATCAAATAACATTCATGTAGGTTCATGTGTAAGAGATTATTCTAGTTGAGATGGATCAGTAAATTTAAATAAAATAAATGAATTATTGGAGAAAAAATAA
- the metK gene encoding methionine adenosyltransferase has translation MKRLFTSESVSEGHPDKICDQISDAILDECLKQDPNAKVACETFLTENYLLIGGEITTKAKVDYVSIARWVLERVGYNNSETGIDPNTCEILVKINTQSPDIAIGVEQKEMGAGDQGIMFGYANNETPTYMPYSIQVAHDLVHIASKLRKAKKFKWAQPDMKSQVTMDYTNENNPRIETILMSIQHDVNYNKEEFEKFIKFNIMDVIAKRYNLNTDFNVLINPTGRFVIGGPKGDTGLTGRKIIVDTYGGYSRHGGGAFSGKDPSKVDRSAAYICRYAAKNMVAAKLADKVEIQVSYAIGKSEPVSIFIEAFGTNKVSMDVMYKALKENFDFKVSSIIDKLELKSPVYFRTSKYGHFGKKEFNWEKLDKIRELEAYL, from the coding sequence ATGAAAAGATTATTTACTAGTGAATCAGTTTCTGAGGGACATCCTGATAAAATTTGTGATCAAATAAGTGATGCTATTTTAGATGAATGTTTAAAACAAGATCCAAATGCAAAAGTGGCATGTGAAACTTTTCTCACTGAAAATTACTTATTAATTGGGGGAGAAATTACAACTAAAGCTAAAGTTGATTATGTATCAATTGCAAGATGAGTCTTAGAAAGAGTTGGATATAATAATTCTGAAACTGGAATTGATCCAAATACTTGTGAAATTTTAGTGAAAATAAATACTCAATCACCAGATATTGCTATAGGTGTTGAACAAAAGGAAATGGGTGCAGGAGATCAAGGAATTATGTTTGGTTATGCAAATAATGAAACACCAACATATATGCCATATTCAATTCAAGTTGCTCATGATTTAGTTCATATTGCTTCAAAATTGAGAAAGGCAAAAAAATTTAAATGAGCTCAACCTGATATGAAATCACAAGTGACAATGGATTATACAAATGAAAATAATCCAAGAATTGAAACCATTTTAATGTCAATTCAACATGATGTTAACTATAATAAAGAGGAATTTGAAAAATTTATTAAATTTAATATTATGGATGTAATAGCAAAAAGATACAATTTAAATACTGATTTTAATGTACTAATAAATCCTACAGGAAGATTTGTTATAGGAGGACCAAAAGGAGATACTGGACTTACAGGAAGAAAAATAATAGTTGATACTTATGGTGGTTATTCACGTCATGGAGGAGGAGCATTTTCAGGAAAAGATCCAAGTAAAGTTGATAGAAGTGCTGCTTACATTTGTCGTTACGCTGCAAAAAATATGGTTGCTGCTAAATTAGCTGATAAAGTAGAAATTCAAGTTAGTTATGCAATTGGCAAATCAGAGCCAGTTTCAATATTTATTGAAGCTTTTGGAACAAATAAAGTTTCAATGGATGTAATGTATAAAGCTTTAAAAGAAAATTTTGATTTTAAAGTTAGTTCAATTATTGATAAATTAGAATTAAAATCACCAGTTTATTTTAGAACAAGCAAATATGGACATTTTGGAAAAAAAGAATTTAATTGAGAAAAATTAGATAAAATAAGAGAATTAGAGGCATATTTATAA
- a CDS encoding serine aminopeptidase domain-containing protein, whose translation MEVWEAVWSLLSIIIYSILSTFVFIFLLALIIRIISFNKLKTKRNPIIKSELIKKKMFKTSDGYELRWFGEINPNSEYIIIGIHDMFRNRKDFDKMQIWLSKNKKSNCSLVSFDQRNCGENIVEKQFHFGWTVSDLKEIVEDISEKNSKSKIILLGEGFGSTIASFLSDNEKVHKIISCSLRLNDAYQKTFGFYLKLWWGTLFKANTKLISSINGLDLTDDSNFAKKIEDENITKNLFNVKDYYLWKKSNRISIKNLNKSKEKILLILSNNDFYCNSKKIAKYLSKLNKDKYILEKVKGYKHYILNTKDSEKIFDLIIKSL comes from the coding sequence ATGGAAGTTTGAGAAGCTGTTTGAAGCTTATTGAGTATAATTATTTATTCAATATTATCTACATTTGTTTTTATTTTTTTATTAGCTTTAATAATTAGAATTATTAGTTTTAATAAACTTAAAACTAAAAGAAATCCAATTATTAAAAGTGAATTAATTAAAAAGAAAATGTTTAAAACAAGTGATGGTTATGAACTTAGATGATTTGGAGAAATTAATCCTAATAGTGAATATATAATTATTGGAATTCATGATATGTTTAGAAATCGAAAAGACTTCGATAAAATGCAAATTTGATTAAGTAAAAATAAAAAAAGTAATTGTTCATTAGTTTCTTTTGATCAAAGAAATTGTGGAGAAAATATAGTTGAAAAGCAATTTCATTTTGGTTGAACAGTTTCTGATTTAAAAGAAATAGTTGAAGATATTAGTGAAAAAAATTCAAAATCAAAAATTATTTTATTAGGAGAAGGTTTTGGTTCAACAATAGCAAGTTTTTTATCAGATAATGAGAAAGTTCATAAAATTATTTCTTGTTCTTTAAGATTAAATGATGCTTATCAAAAAACTTTTGGTTTTTATTTAAAACTTTGATGAGGAACTTTATTTAAAGCAAATACAAAACTTATAAGTTCTATTAATGGTTTGGACTTAACAGATGACAGTAATTTTGCAAAAAAAATTGAAGATGAAAATATAACTAAAAATTTATTTAATGTAAAAGATTATTATTTATGAAAAAAATCTAATAGGATTAGCATTAAAAATCTTAATAAATCAAAAGAAAAAATATTATTAATACTTTCAAATAATGATTTTTATTGTAATTCAAAAAAAATTGCTAAATATTTATCAAAGCTTAATAAAGACAAATATATTTTAGAAAAAGTTAAAGGATATAAGCACTATATTTTAAATACTAAAGATTCAGAAAAAATATTTGATTTAATAATTAAAAGTTTATAA
- a CDS encoding TIGR00282 family metallophosphoesterase: MNFLIIGDVYSKSGRDILEKHLKSIVKKNNINFIVVNGENISHGKGINKNHYEFLKKLGVDVITTGNHVFKIRETLEYINEVNDLLRPANMNSFNLGVGTNQYSWKNKKIRITNLTGKSFMEHVNNPYEVMNKIIEKDNSDIHIVDFHAETSAEKIAFAWNYDGIITALVGTHTHVQTADERILPKGTAFITDLGMTGPINSIIGANPEEVIYKEKTGLPVKFKPSENQGILCGVILSVNNENKAISIERLQIK, from the coding sequence ATGAATTTTTTAATAATAGGAGATGTTTACTCTAAATCAGGAAGAGATATATTAGAAAAACATTTGAAATCAATTGTGAAAAAAAACAATATTAACTTTATTGTTGTTAATGGAGAAAATATAAGTCATGGAAAAGGTATAAACAAAAACCATTATGAATTTCTTAAAAAACTTGGAGTTGATGTAATTACTACAGGCAATCATGTATTTAAAATAAGAGAAACATTGGAATATATTAATGAAGTTAATGATCTTCTAAGACCTGCAAATATGAACTCTTTTAATTTAGGTGTTGGAACAAATCAATATAGTTGAAAAAATAAAAAAATAAGAATAACAAATTTAACGGGTAAAAGTTTTATGGAACATGTAAATAATCCCTATGAAGTTATGAACAAAATAATTGAAAAGGATAATTCTGATATTCATATAGTTGATTTTCATGCAGAAACTAGTGCAGAAAAAATTGCATTTGCTTGAAATTATGATGGCATTATTACAGCTCTTGTTGGCACACACACACATGTACAAACAGCTGATGAAAGAATACTTCCAAAAGGAACAGCATTTATTACAGATTTGGGAATGACAGGACCAATTAACTCAATAATTGGTGCAAATCCTGAAGAAGTTATATATAAAGAAAAAACTGGATTACCAGTGAAATTTAAACCTTCAGAAAATCAAGGTATACTTTGTGGTGTTATTTTATCTGTAAATAATGAAAATAAAGCTATTTCTATAGAAAGATTGCAAATTAAGTAA
- the ylxM gene encoding YlxM family DNA-binding protein, with protein MINQDIQKTVNLAELYDCYKNLLTEKQSQYFELYFFEDLTLQEISEEFGVSRNAVYDSINKTSTILLDLENKLNLKAKNAKIKEILDKAKISKISIDQLIMEVEKNL; from the coding sequence ATGATTAATCAAGATATTCAAAAAACAGTTAATTTAGCTGAATTGTATGATTGCTACAAAAATTTATTAACTGAAAAGCAATCTCAATATTTTGAATTATATTTTTTTGAGGATTTAACTTTACAAGAAATTTCAGAGGAATTTGGTGTTTCAAGAAATGCAGTTTATGATAGTATCAATAAAACTTCAACAATATTATTGGATTTAGAAAATAAATTAAATTTGAAGGCAAAAAATGCAAAAATAAAAGAAATTTTAGACAAAGCCAAAATTAGTAAAATATCAATTGATCAATTGATAATGGAAGTGGAGAAAAATCTGTAA
- the ftsY gene encoding signal recognition particle-docking protein FtsY: MGFWSNLKQRRESKKQIKKHKKDHKNTLTFSIDIKKLSKNYKEPNSDFFEELENILIKTDMGMKMVLEISNRVQKKSKPKHSFNEIKEILVEQIYETYTDNRNFKTELNYKDNRLNVFIMVGVNGVGKTTSIAKIANYYSNMGKKVLIAAADTFRAGAVEQLQEWCDKRLKNVDLIKSQNNSKDPASVVFDGIKKATEEKYDLLLIDTAGRLQNKENLMKELEKMTKIIQKSVIDGPHERLLVIDAQTGQNGISQAKAFSETTNVTGIVLTKMDGTSKGGIALAIKDILNIPVKLIGTGETVNDIEEFDVDNYIWELTSNFMENDKND, translated from the coding sequence ATGGGATTTTGAAGTAATTTAAAACAAAGAAGAGAGTCAAAAAAACAAATTAAAAAACACAAAAAGGACCATAAAAATACATTAACTTTTTCAATTGATATTAAAAAATTAAGTAAAAATTATAAAGAGCCAAACTCTGATTTTTTTGAAGAATTAGAAAATATTTTAATTAAAACTGATATGGGTATGAAAATGGTTTTAGAAATTTCTAATAGAGTGCAAAAAAAATCAAAACCTAAACATTCTTTTAATGAAATAAAAGAAATATTAGTAGAACAAATATATGAAACATATACAGATAATAGAAATTTTAAAACAGAATTAAATTATAAAGATAATAGATTAAATGTTTTTATAATGGTTGGTGTAAATGGTGTAGGTAAAACAACAAGTATTGCAAAAATAGCAAATTATTATTCAAATATGGGAAAAAAAGTTTTAATTGCAGCAGCAGATACATTTAGAGCAGGAGCTGTTGAGCAATTACAAGAATGATGTGATAAAAGACTTAAAAATGTAGATTTGATAAAATCTCAAAATAATTCTAAAGATCCTGCAAGTGTAGTTTTTGATGGTATTAAAAAAGCAACTGAAGAAAAATATGATTTACTATTAATTGATACAGCTGGAAGACTTCAAAATAAAGAAAATTTAATGAAAGAATTAGAAAAAATGACTAAAATTATTCAAAAAAGTGTAATTGATGGACCACACGAAAGATTATTGGTCATTGATGCTCAAACAGGACAAAATGGAATAAGTCAGGCAAAAGCATTTTCAGAAACAACTAATGTTACTGGAATAGTTCTTACAAAAATGGATGGTACTAGTAAGGGCGGAATAGCACTTGCAATTAAAGATATTTTAAATATACCTGTTAAGTTAATTGGAACAGGTGAAACTGTCAATGATATAGAAGAATTTGATGTTGATAATTACATTTGAGAATTAACATCTAATTTTATGGAAAATGATAAAAATGATTAA
- a CDS encoding LemA family protein yields MANLLDEQNGPFKEEGQDIRVINKQLEVKVGAGSVVFEIFLWLLLILPGLIFTFKKIGAKNYFLKLEQRIQSSASEVDNYLEQRYQVLQNVAGLLEKSINLDKDVMKGVAGLRSGNNFDATRSSELSEQLDKVYGKINVAFERYPDLKSQETIIAAMQKNDYTQREISAARSNYNDYVSRWNQDIQVWPTKKIVAAKQGYTTRIPFTASVEVKQKARESFF; encoded by the coding sequence ATGGCAAATTTATTAGATGAACAAAATGGTCCTTTCAAAGAAGAAGGACAAGATATTAGAGTTATAAATAAACAATTAGAAGTTAAAGTTGGAGCTGGATCAGTAGTATTTGAAATATTTTTATGATTACTATTAATCTTGCCAGGTTTAATATTTACTTTTAAAAAAATAGGGGCAAAAAACTATTTTTTAAAATTAGAACAAAGAATTCAATCTTCAGCAAGTGAAGTAGATAATTACTTAGAACAACGTTATCAAGTGCTTCAAAATGTTGCAGGTCTTTTAGAAAAATCAATTAATTTAGATAAAGATGTTATGAAAGGTGTAGCTGGATTAAGATCAGGAAATAATTTTGATGCTACAAGAAGTAGTGAATTATCTGAACAATTAGATAAAGTATATGGAAAAATAAATGTTGCTTTTGAAAGATATCCAGATTTAAAATCTCAAGAAACAATTATAGCAGCAATGCAAAAAAATGATTATACTCAAAGAGAAATATCAGCTGCAAGAAGTAATTATAATGATTATGTTTCAAGATGAAATCAAGACATTCAAGTTTGACCAACTAAAAAAATTGTTGCTGCAAAACAGGGATATACAACAAGAATTCCTTTTACAGCTTCTGTAGAAGTTAAACAAAAAGCTAGAGAGTCATTCTTTTAA